A genomic segment from Saimiri boliviensis isolate mSaiBol1 chromosome 14, mSaiBol1.pri, whole genome shotgun sequence encodes:
- the TAF5L gene encoding TAF5-like RNA polymerase II p300/CBP-associated factor-associated factor 65 kDa subunit 5L isoform X1 has product MKRVRTEQIQMAVSCYLKRRQYVDSDGPLKQGLRLSQTAEEMAANLTVQSESGCANTVSAAPCQAEPQQYEVQFGRLRNFLTDSDSQHSHEVMPLLYPLFVYLHLNLVQNSQKSTVESFYSRFHGMFLQNASQKDVIEQLQTTQTIQDILSNFKLRAFLDNKYVVRLQEDSYNYLIRYLQSDNNTALCKVLTLHIHLDVQPAKRTDYQLYASGSSSRSENNGLEPPDMPSPILQNEAALEVLQESIKRVKDGPPSLTTICFYAFYNTEQLLNTAEISPDSKLLAAGFDNSCIKLWSLRSKKLKSEPHQVDVSRIHLACDILEEEDDEDDNAGTEMKILRGHCGPVYSTRFLADSSGLLSCSEDMSIRYWDLGSFTNTVLYQGHAYPVWDLDISPYSLYFASGSHDRTARLWSFDRTYPLRIYAGHLADVDCVKFHPNSNYLATGSTDKTVRLWSAQQGNSVRLFTGHRGPVLSLAFSPNGKYLASAGEDQRLKLWDLASGTLYKELRGHTDNITSLTFSPDSGLIASASMDNSVRVWDIRNTYCSAPADGSSSELVGVYTGQMSNVLSVQFMACNLLLVTGITQENQEH; this is encoded by the exons ATGAAACGAGTGCGTACCGAGCAGATTCAGATGGCAGTGTCCTGCTACCTCAAACGCCGGCAGTATGTGGACTCAGATGGTCCCCTGAAACAAGGACTGCGGCTGTCACAGACTGCTGAAGAGATGGCGGCCAATCTCACGG TGCAATCAGAATCTGGTTGTGCCAACACAGTGTCTGCAGCCCCTTGCCAGGCAGAACCCCAGCAATATGAAGTACAGTTTGGACGACTGCGGAATTTTCTCACCG atTCTGATTCCCAGCATAGCCACGAAGTGATGCCTCTCCTCTATCCTCTCTTTGTCTACCTCCATCTCAACCTGGTCCAGAACAGTCAGAAGAGCACAGTGGAAAGTTTTTACAGTCGCTTCCATGGAATGTTTCTGCAGAACGCTAGCCAGAAGGATGTCATTGAGCAGCTACAGACCACTCAAACCATCCAGGACATCCTGTCTAACTTCAAGCTTCGAGCATTCCTAGATAACAAGTACGTGGTCCGTCTCCAAGAAGACAGCTACAACTACCTTATCCGCTACCTCCAAAGTGACAACAATACTGCCCTGTGCAAAGTCCTCACCTTACATATTCATCTTGACGTGCAGCCTGCCAAGAGAACAGACTACCAGCTGTATGCCAGTGGCAGCTCCTCCCGCAGTGAGAACAACGGCTTGGAGCCCCCTGACATGCCCAGCCCTATTCTACAGAACGAGGCTGCCCTGGAAGTCTTACAGGAGAGCATTAAGCGCGTCAAAGATGGGCCTCCCTCCCTCACTACCATCTGCTTCTATGCCTTCTATAACACAGAGCAGCTGTTGAACACTGCAGAAATCTCCCCTGATAGCAAACTACTTGCCGCTGGGTTTGATAACTCCTGTATAAAACTTTGGAGTTTACGATCCAAGAAGTTAAAATCAGAGCCCCATCAAGTAGACGTGTCCCGCATCCATTTGGCTTGTGATATTCTGGAGGAGGAG GATGATGAGGATGATAATGCAGGCACAGAGATGAAGATACTGCGGGGACACTGTGGACCAGTGTACAGCACGAGGTTCCTCGCGGACAGCTCAGGGTTGCTCTCTTGTTCTGAAGACATGTCCATCAGATACTGGGATCTGGGGAGTTTCACCAACACTGTGTTGTACCAAGGACATGCCTATCCCGTGTGGGATCTGGACATCAGTCCATATAGCCTGTACTTCGCCAGCGGGTCCCACGACCGCACCGCCAGGCTGTGGTCATTTGATCGGACGTACCCGCTGAGAATATATGCAGGACACCTGGCAGATGTGGACTGTGTCAAATTCCACCCTAATTCAAACTACTTAGCTACGGGCTCAACCGACAAGACCGTCCGGCTGTGGAGCGCTCAGCAGGGGAACTCGGTGAGGCTTTTCACAGGCCACCGTGGCCCCGTGCTTTCTCTCGCCTTTTCTCCCAACGGTAAGTACTTGGCATCTGCTGGCGAGGACCAGCGGTTGAAGCTGTGGGACTTGGCCTCTGGGACCCTTTATAAAGAGCTGAGAGGCCACACAGACAATATCACCAGCCTCACCTTCAGTCCAGACAGCGGCTTGATTGCCTCTGCCTCCATGGACAACTCGGTGCGCGTCTGGGACATCAGGAATACTTACTGCAGTGCACCTGCCGACGGCTCCTCCAGTGAGCTCGTGGGCGTGTACACCGGGCAGATGAGCAACGTCCTGAGTGTGCAGTTCATGGCCTGTAACCTTCTTCTAGTGACTGGAATTACACAAGAAAATCAGGaacattaa
- the TAF5L gene encoding TAF5-like RNA polymerase II p300/CBP-associated factor-associated factor 65 kDa subunit 5L isoform X2 yields the protein MPLLYPLFVYLHLNLVQNSQKSTVESFYSRFHGMFLQNASQKDVIEQLQTTQTIQDILSNFKLRAFLDNKYVVRLQEDSYNYLIRYLQSDNNTALCKVLTLHIHLDVQPAKRTDYQLYASGSSSRSENNGLEPPDMPSPILQNEAALEVLQESIKRVKDGPPSLTTICFYAFYNTEQLLNTAEISPDSKLLAAGFDNSCIKLWSLRSKKLKSEPHQVDVSRIHLACDILEEEDDEDDNAGTEMKILRGHCGPVYSTRFLADSSGLLSCSEDMSIRYWDLGSFTNTVLYQGHAYPVWDLDISPYSLYFASGSHDRTARLWSFDRTYPLRIYAGHLADVDCVKFHPNSNYLATGSTDKTVRLWSAQQGNSVRLFTGHRGPVLSLAFSPNGKYLASAGEDQRLKLWDLASGTLYKELRGHTDNITSLTFSPDSGLIASASMDNSVRVWDIRNTYCSAPADGSSSELVGVYTGQMSNVLSVQFMACNLLLVTGITQENQEH from the exons ATGCCTCTCCTCTATCCTCTCTTTGTCTACCTCCATCTCAACCTGGTCCAGAACAGTCAGAAGAGCACAGTGGAAAGTTTTTACAGTCGCTTCCATGGAATGTTTCTGCAGAACGCTAGCCAGAAGGATGTCATTGAGCAGCTACAGACCACTCAAACCATCCAGGACATCCTGTCTAACTTCAAGCTTCGAGCATTCCTAGATAACAAGTACGTGGTCCGTCTCCAAGAAGACAGCTACAACTACCTTATCCGCTACCTCCAAAGTGACAACAATACTGCCCTGTGCAAAGTCCTCACCTTACATATTCATCTTGACGTGCAGCCTGCCAAGAGAACAGACTACCAGCTGTATGCCAGTGGCAGCTCCTCCCGCAGTGAGAACAACGGCTTGGAGCCCCCTGACATGCCCAGCCCTATTCTACAGAACGAGGCTGCCCTGGAAGTCTTACAGGAGAGCATTAAGCGCGTCAAAGATGGGCCTCCCTCCCTCACTACCATCTGCTTCTATGCCTTCTATAACACAGAGCAGCTGTTGAACACTGCAGAAATCTCCCCTGATAGCAAACTACTTGCCGCTGGGTTTGATAACTCCTGTATAAAACTTTGGAGTTTACGATCCAAGAAGTTAAAATCAGAGCCCCATCAAGTAGACGTGTCCCGCATCCATTTGGCTTGTGATATTCTGGAGGAGGAG GATGATGAGGATGATAATGCAGGCACAGAGATGAAGATACTGCGGGGACACTGTGGACCAGTGTACAGCACGAGGTTCCTCGCGGACAGCTCAGGGTTGCTCTCTTGTTCTGAAGACATGTCCATCAGATACTGGGATCTGGGGAGTTTCACCAACACTGTGTTGTACCAAGGACATGCCTATCCCGTGTGGGATCTGGACATCAGTCCATATAGCCTGTACTTCGCCAGCGGGTCCCACGACCGCACCGCCAGGCTGTGGTCATTTGATCGGACGTACCCGCTGAGAATATATGCAGGACACCTGGCAGATGTGGACTGTGTCAAATTCCACCCTAATTCAAACTACTTAGCTACGGGCTCAACCGACAAGACCGTCCGGCTGTGGAGCGCTCAGCAGGGGAACTCGGTGAGGCTTTTCACAGGCCACCGTGGCCCCGTGCTTTCTCTCGCCTTTTCTCCCAACGGTAAGTACTTGGCATCTGCTGGCGAGGACCAGCGGTTGAAGCTGTGGGACTTGGCCTCTGGGACCCTTTATAAAGAGCTGAGAGGCCACACAGACAATATCACCAGCCTCACCTTCAGTCCAGACAGCGGCTTGATTGCCTCTGCCTCCATGGACAACTCGGTGCGCGTCTGGGACATCAGGAATACTTACTGCAGTGCACCTGCCGACGGCTCCTCCAGTGAGCTCGTGGGCGTGTACACCGGGCAGATGAGCAACGTCCTGAGTGTGCAGTTCATGGCCTGTAACCTTCTTCTAGTGACTGGAATTACACAAGAAAATCAGGaacattaa